Below is a genomic region from Methanobacterium sp..
TTAACATATGCCCCCAGTACCTCCTAATTTTTGTATTATAATTTGAATATTAATATATGCAGTTTTTAAAAAACTTAATAATATACATGATTAATCATTATGAAATATGTTTATATCATGCAACACCAGTAAGTTATCTGTTAAAAATGGAGGAGGTTGAAGGAAACCCCTAAGAGGTTTCCTGAACCTTTCGAAAATCATTTATGATTTTCGAAGGCCTGTGGAAACTGTCAAATCTTCGATTTGACGCATCGAAAATTTTCAATTTTCGAATGCTGCGTTTCCTCGGCCTCGAATGCGAAGCACTCGAAAACCGGGGGTTTTTGCATGCGTCAAACACATTGTGTTTGACAGTTTTCGAGGGCTATGTGTTCGACGGCCCTAAAAATATAAAATTTTTCGGAGGAATCAAAACGAATATAAATTTAAAGGTTTTAGGATTTCCTTTGGCTATACTTCTCTTTATAGTCATGATGCTTATTCCTACACCCGGTTTAAGTTATGCAGGACATGCAGCGCTTGCACTCTTGATTTTTGCCATAATTATGTGGGTCACTGAAGCCTTACATTTAGCCGTGACATCGTTACTACTGCTTTTTGTTCAGCCATTAATTGGTGTTGCTGATTTTAACAGTGCCGTTATCGGTTTTGCAAACGGTATTATCTTCCTGATGATTGGAGGATTTATTATAGCAGAAGCTATACGTAAAAGTGGACTTGCACAGCGCTTTACATTTACACTGCTTAACAGATTAGGTACTACTCCAGATAGAAGTCTTTTTGTGGTTATTTTCTCAACTGGAATTCTTTCAGCGTTTATTGAGAATGTAGTAGCATATGCAATGCTACTTCCAATTATAAAAGAAATTATACCTCTTATGGGTGTAAATGACCCTGAAAAAGGCGGCAGTAATTTTGCCAAAGCCATGGTTATCGGAGGATCCTTCGGTTCACTGGCAGGTGGATTCGGTACAGAAATAGGAACTGCACCCAACCTGATGGCCGCAGCTTACACTCACATCCCCTTTGTAAATTGGATGATCTTCGGATTCCCACTTGCAATAATACTCCTGTTTATAATCTGGAAATGGTTAGGCTTCATATACAAACCAGAAGTCAAAGGTATAATAGGTGGAATGGACACTATTAATGCTAAAATGGCAGAATTAGGTCCTATGAGCCGAATGGAAAAATTCACTCTCGGAATATTATTGTTCACCATATTATTATGGGTTACAACAAACTACACTGGAATAAACAGTTATTCAGTTGCTTTAATCGGTGCAGTACTCCTATTTGCATTTAGAGTAATTGACTGGCAGGACGCACAAACTGGTGTTGATTGGGGCCTCATAATATTTTTTGGAGGAGCATTATCCTTAGGAGCAGCACTGCTAAACACAGGAGCGGCAAACTGGCTAGTACAACTCATAATAAGTTTAATGGGAAGCAACGCATCAACACTACTCATCATGATCGTGCTCATGATCATAGCAGTTACAATAACTCAGGTAATGTCTAACATTGCATTATCCGCGATTTTGATACCAATAGCAGTAACTTTAGCACAGGCACAGGGACAACCAATTGGAATTTACGCAGTACCAGTAGCAATAGCATGCAGTTTATCATTCATGTTACCAATGGCAGACCCAACAGTAGCAATGGCATACGGAACCAAGTATATTAACATCAAAGAGATTTTCAAAACAGGAGTACCCCTGGTTATAATCGGGATTATCTTGACCATACTTGTAATGCTGTCACCATTAGCTGCACCAGCCCTAGGAAGAGTCTAAAACACGGCATAATTTGTAGTATTTAAAAATTCTACAATTTTATTTTTTATTTTTAAATATTTAAGAATTAGTTTATGTATTTAAGAGCATGATAATTAAAACGGAGGAAAAAATCATGTATAAAAAAATATTGTTAGCTACAGATAACTCCAAGCAAGCAGAAAAAGCCGGAGAACACGCTATTTCAATGGCAGGTTCAAAGGGTGCAGATATCATTGTTTTATACGTAATCGATGCGTACTACAAATATGCACTTCCACAAAAAGATTTAAGGGAACAATTAGATGAACAGCTACGTGAAGAAGGAAAAGAAGCTGTTGAGAAATTTAAATATAAAATAGAAGAAGAACAATGTGCAGGTAACTGTAAAAATATTAACCTTATCACTATGCTTAAAGAAGGTAAACCCGCCGATGTTATACTTAAAACTGCAGAGGAAGAAAATGTAGACCAGATAGTGATGGGAAAGTCTGGTAAACATGGGATAGAAAAATTCCTTCTTGGAAGTACAGCTGAAAACGTGGTCCGAGGCTCAAAAGTTCCAGTTAATGTCATATCTTAAGTTAAAAAAACAGATCATGAGTAATAACTTTCTTTTTTAATTTTACAAAAATTTTTTAATTAACATTCACTTTATTTTAAGTGTATTTTTATCTTTTTTCAACTCTTTACGCTCAGTTATATCTCTCCAATAAATAGATATTCCCTCAGCAGATGGATAAACACTGAAATCAAACCATTCTCCAGTTTTATACATGCTTGGCGCTTCAAAATGTTGAATTTCGTTAGTTTCCATTGTTCTGCGGAATGTTTCCTCACATCTGGTTTTTACAAGTTCCGGAAATCTTTCCCACAGATTTTGTCCAATAAGATCATCTGCATCGACGCCGAAATATTCAGCTGCGCATTTGTTTACATAAATAAAATTCCAGTAGTGATTTAATGCAATGAAATTATCCTGAATGCTGTCTAAAATTTCAGTTATTTGACGCTTGCTATTAATGAGGCTTTCTTCGGCATGTTTACGTTCAGTATCATCAAACATATAACCTTTAACCTGAATTAACTCATCTAAATCGTTGAAAATACCAACAACGTTAGCAACAACATGGATTCTCATACCATCAGATCTTCTCTGCCAGCTTTGATAACCCAGTATCTTACGCTCCTTTTTCAGGCGAGTAACCATATAAGGCCAGTCAAATGGGTTAGATTCAAGAATATTCCATTCAAGAGCCATATCACAGCCATCAAATCCATAAATTTCTGCAAAAGCAGGGTTACACTCAAGAATTTCACCTTCAGGAGTTGCAATAAAATCCCCAGTTAAGTCCTCATCAAAAAGGAGCCTGTATTTCTCTTCGCTCTCTTTAAGGGACTCTTCAGCCCGTTTACGTTTAGTATCATCAAACACATAACCTTTAACCTGAACCAATTCATCTGAATCATCAAAAATACCGATAACATTTGCAACAACATGAATTTGTATTCCATCTGGCCGCTTATGCCAGCTTTGATGATCGTAGATTTTATATTCTATTTTTAATGAGGTGATCAAATTAATCCAATCATCACGGTTGAAATCGCAAATATTTGATTTGACAGCTTTTTCACAGTTATCGAAGCCGTAAATTTCTGCAAAAGCAGGGTTACAATCAATAATTTGACCACAAGTAGTTGCAATAAAATCCCCAGTTAAATCATCTTCAAACCAACGCTTGTATTTATCTTCACTTTTAAGAGGTTCTTCATTTTTACTTGCAGTTATGTCTTGAATCTGGACTAAGTAACCAGCGTTAATAGCAGCAATGTTCCATTCAATAAAAATAGTTTTGGACTTTTTAACAATATCATGGTAGCTATCTCCACTATTTTGAAAATTTAGAGGAGTTTGGAATTTAATTAATCCTTTTTTAAGTAATTCGTCCTTTTTTGAAGCAACATAAGATTTATTAAATAAATTAAGTTTCGCACAATCTTTTAATGAGGAAGCTCCAGTAATTTTTAATGCTGATGGGTTAGCATCAATTAACCTACCTTCTTTACTGTAAAAAAGAATTCCCATAGGAGATTTATCAAATATCTCTTTGAAATTATCGTAAGTGAGTTTTACTTTTATCCCTCCTCATGCCCAGATTATTAGATTGATTTTATACTATTTTATAGTTTCTTATAGTAAATGATCAAATATTTTTGACGCTATTTAATAAGATAATTTGTTTATAGTGCTTTCGAAAATACGATTCTCGAATACCTAAAATTTGTAAGTTTAAACAGTTACGTCACTGTAAAATAAGTTATGTTTAATTTAATAATTAGATTAGAATACATCCAAATTTTTAATCAAATAAACTATCAAATATAAATAAAAATTAGACTATTAACTAGCGCGTCAGGGAAATGTAAATTAAGAACTAAACAAACATTATTTAAAAAGAATTCAATTAAGCTAAAATAAAAATTAAAAAAGAATTGAGAATTTAAATTAATCCATATCCTCAAATCTGCCTTCTAATTTTTCCATTACACCAGGAAGACTTGTGTATTCCATTTCATCTGCAGGTAACCTGTGTGGTTCAAATGGACCGTGCCTTCTCATGTAATCTGCTATTTCTGCTGCCTGTTTCCTTGCAGGGTCGTATGCAGGATCATCGAACATATCAGCAGGCCCTACCAGTTCACCATCTGCAATTTGGAATCCAAGAGCCATAACTCGTGGAGGTCCGTCAAATCTTACAGGGTAAGCATTTTTCTGTCCTACAGGCATTAATGGGCCGTTGTGTGAACCTCTCATCCATCCACCGACTAAGTGTGGGAATGCAAATGGTTCTACAACTTCTCCAGCAGCAGGGAATCCTGATTGTGACCTTACAATTGCAACTGGGTCGTCTTTACCAACATATGATCCAGCCATTAAGTTTAATCTTTCTGTACTTATTGCAGCTGCTATTTCATTGTCGTCTTTTCTTATAACACGTTTTATTACGTATCTGCTTATTGATCCAAGAAGTGCGAGTGCATCGTACATTTCTTCAGGACAGTTCATTATAACTTTTTTGTGTTCCATTACATCGAATATTTCAAATTTGTATCCGTTGTGTAATGAAGGGTCTATTACAAGTCCAGCTGTGTTAAAAGGGTCTGCAAACATTCTAAAAATAGGTAAGTTAAATGCACCAGGTTCTGTTTTATCGCAACAGAAAACAACTACAGGGTCACTTGGCCTTTCTTTAAATTCCATCTCTGCTACACCAGGGCCCATTCCTTTGATGTTTCCTGAGAATGTGTCTGAGAGAAGGTCTTGACCTGCACCGTAAAGTTTTAAATCTTTTGCGATTGCAGTTGCTTCCATAAATGCATTAAATGCTAATTCATGGATTTCTTTGTTTTCTTCACCCTGTTTGTGGGTCATTATAAGTTCTGTGTCGTCCCCACAGTTGGTTACATAATAGTCTGTAAGAAGTTCTTCTTCTTTTGCCTTTGCAAGGATTTCTTCACATTTTGCAAGTAATGCAGGGTGAGCTATTCCGTGTCCTGCAACACTTCCAACGTCTGCTTTAATTACGCTAATTGTAGTTTTCATACAAAAATTCCTCCAATTATTATAAAAATTTTTTTTAAACATTGAGGAAAATGCAACGCATTCGAAAACCGGAGGTTTTCGATGCATGCAAAATTCATAGAATTTTGCTGTTACGAAATAAAAATATAGAAAATGCTATACATTTTCTATCTCACGAAAATCTACGATTTTCGATGATTTCGTAAACGTCAAAATTTTCAATTTTGACAACATTTTCTGAACCCAAAAATCTTTGATTTTTAAGGTTGTAAAAAACTGATTAAAGGTGGATTCAGTTATTTCAAATGAACAGTTTAAAGTTCAAAAATATTAAAAACATTGATACCGTTTATATCACCCTTAACTCTATAAAAAATATGATTCTGTATCAATATAAAACTTACTATGTCACTGTTTTCCTGAAATTTTCTAGAATTTTATTTAATATTAAATAGTCATGTTAGATATCTATTATGCTCATAAATTTATTATACTTAGTGATTTAATTAATTTACAGGTTAAATAAAATGATTTAATTAATAGCAGAAAGGATTCATAAAATTTAAGATTATATAACTAGAAAACTATTTAGATTCTATTTTACTTCTAACCTCAAGGGCCATTTCCATTGTGGTTGCATTGCCGCCGCAGTCACAAGTTACTATTTTACGTTCATATAGGACTTTCATCAATGCATTTTCAACTTTACGGGCCGCATCATGTTCTTTAAGATAATCAAGCATCATCACTGCAGACAATATCATTGCAGAAGGGTTTGCAATATTTTTTCCAGCAATATCCGGTGCCGATCCATGCACTGGTTCAAATAAGCCATTATTTTCCCCAATATTAGCTGATGGTATTAAACCAAGTCCCCCAACAAGTCCTGCACCTTCATCTGAGAGTATATCTCCATATAAGTTCGTTGTGACAATCACATCGAACATTTGAGGTTTTGTAATGAAAAACATTGCTGTAGCATCCACATAAAAGTCACTGGTTTCAATACCATCGTAACCTTCAGCGACATTATAAAAAGTATCTTTAAACAATCCATCTGTTTTTTTAAGTACATTTGCCTTGTGAACAGCGGTGACCCTGTTTCTTCCATTCTCTTTAGCATATTCGAAAGCAAATTTACAAATTCTCTCACTTGCTTTGGTCGTGATAATTCTTTTAGCCGTTGCACCATCTTCTGTTTCTTCTTCAATGCCAGAATAAAGGCCTTCTGTATTTTCTCTTACAATGATAAAATCA
It encodes:
- a CDS encoding PAS domain-containing protein, coding for MKVKLTYDNFKEIFDKSPMGILFYSKEGRLIDANPSALKITGASSLKDCAKLNLFNKSYVASKKDELLKKGLIKFQTPLNFQNSGDSYHDIVKKSKTIFIEWNIAAINAGYLVQIQDITASKNEEPLKSEDKYKRWFEDDLTGDFIATTCGQIIDCNPAFAEIYGFDNCEKAVKSNICDFNRDDWINLITSLKIEYKIYDHQSWHKRPDGIQIHVVANVIGIFDDSDELVQVKGYVFDDTKRKRAEESLKESEEKYRLLFDEDLTGDFIATPEGEILECNPAFAEIYGFDGCDMALEWNILESNPFDWPYMVTRLKKERKILGYQSWQRRSDGMRIHVVANVVGIFNDLDELIQVKGYMFDDTERKHAEESLINSKRQITEILDSIQDNFIALNHYWNFIYVNKCAAEYFGVDADDLIGQNLWERFPELVKTRCEETFRRTMETNEIQHFEAPSMYKTGEWFDFSVYPSAEGISIYWRDITERKELKKDKNTLKIK
- a CDS encoding DASS family sodium-coupled anion symporter is translated as MIFEGLWKLSNLRFDASKIFNFRMLRFLGLECEALENRGFLHASNTLCLTVFEGYVFDGPKNIKFFGGIKTNINLKVLGFPLAILLFIVMMLIPTPGLSYAGHAALALLIFAIIMWVTEALHLAVTSLLLLFVQPLIGVADFNSAVIGFANGIIFLMIGGFIIAEAIRKSGLAQRFTFTLLNRLGTTPDRSLFVVIFSTGILSAFIENVVAYAMLLPIIKEIIPLMGVNDPEKGGSNFAKAMVIGGSFGSLAGGFGTEIGTAPNLMAAAYTHIPFVNWMIFGFPLAIILLFIIWKWLGFIYKPEVKGIIGGMDTINAKMAELGPMSRMEKFTLGILLFTILLWVTTNYTGINSYSVALIGAVLLFAFRVIDWQDAQTGVDWGLIIFFGGALSLGAALLNTGAANWLVQLIISLMGSNASTLLIMIVLMIIAVTITQVMSNIALSAILIPIAVTLAQAQGQPIGIYAVPVAIACSLSFMLPMADPTVAMAYGTKYINIKEIFKTGVPLVIIGIILTILVMLSPLAAPALGRV
- a CDS encoding universal stress protein, which codes for MYKKILLATDNSKQAEKAGEHAISMAGSKGADIIVLYVIDAYYKYALPQKDLREQLDEQLREEGKEAVEKFKYKIEEEQCAGNCKNINLITMLKEGKPADVILKTAEEENVDQIVMGKSGKHGIEKFLLGSTAENVVRGSKVPVNVIS
- the aksF gene encoding homoisocitrate dehydrogenase — encoded protein: MYDIAVIPGDGIGKEVMDATLQVLDALDIKFNYKKARAGEECFRRTGTTIPDETIQIAKDCDASLFGAVTSIRSQKSAIITLRKELDLYANLRPVKSYPGVKSIFNDLDFIIVRENTEGLYSGIEEETEDGATAKRIITTKASERICKFAFEYAKENGRNRVTAVHKANVLKKTDGLFKDTFYNVAEGYDGIETSDFYVDATAMFFITKPQMFDVIVTTNLYGDILSDEGAGLVGGLGLIPSANIGENNGLFEPVHGSAPDIAGKNIANPSAMILSAVMMLDYLKEHDAARKVENALMKVLYERKIVTCDCGGNATTMEMALEVRSKIESK
- the fbp gene encoding fructose-1,6-bisphosphate aldolase/phosphatase, translating into MKTTISVIKADVGSVAGHGIAHPALLAKCEEILAKAKEEELLTDYYVTNCGDDTELIMTHKQGEENKEIHELAFNAFMEATAIAKDLKLYGAGQDLLSDTFSGNIKGMGPGVAEMEFKERPSDPVVVFCCDKTEPGAFNLPIFRMFADPFNTAGLVIDPSLHNGYKFEIFDVMEHKKVIMNCPEEMYDALALLGSISRYVIKRVIRKDDNEIAAAISTERLNLMAGSYVGKDDPVAIVRSQSGFPAAGEVVEPFAFPHLVGGWMRGSHNGPLMPVGQKNAYPVRFDGPPRVMALGFQIADGELVGPADMFDDPAYDPARKQAAEIADYMRRHGPFEPHRLPADEMEYTSLPGVMEKLEGRFEDMD